CCAAACCCACAATCTGAAAAATCTGTAAGCTTATGTTTTTTGAGCAACAAATTATAGTATTCAAAAAACATAAGCTTACATTATGAATAAAATAACTTCTATGAACCCGTTGATTTATAATGCCTGACCCCAATACGCCATAAAATATAACTTGGTATCAAAAAAAGCATAGAAATAACGGGGGAAAGCATATAAAATAGACCATAACCTTTATTTTTGCCGATTATATATAAAAACGGATAATAATTTATAAATGCAATTGGCACAACAAATGTAAAAAACTTAATCACCCAATCTTTATATATATCCAGAGGATATTGTGCAAGTTCTCTGCCGCCATCGGTGAATATGTTCATGAATTCAAGCCCTTCCAGGGTGAAAAAGCATATGGCCGCATATATCATGAACAATCCGAAAAACAGGCAGATTCCTCCTACGATCATCAATAGCAGTGTCACTACCTTATCAATGCTCCAATATACCCTGCTTGATGATATCGCATATATGAGCACAATAAATGCCTGGATTAGCCGCCCTATCCTTGTAAATTCGATTCGCGAACCTACAATCTGAAGGATTTCATTCCTTGGTCTTACCATAATCCTGTCAAATTCGCCATTTGATATTATCCCTGAAAATGTATCGAATCCTCTTCCAAAACATTCTGCTATCGCAAATGACATGAAAATGGTACTGAAGCACAGCAATACTTCATTGAATGTATAACCCTTTATACTCCCGAATCTGTCGAAAAGAAAGTACATACTCAGAAAAGAAAAAAATGTCGTCAGTCCCGTCCCAATCGAAGTAAGAAAAAATGAAGTCTTATATTGCATAACCGAACGCAAATGAATCGAAAAATATTTAAAATAAAGCTTCAATTTCTATCCTCCCTGTACAACCACATTTTTTAAAGCTCTTGACATCAATATTTTGCCAATGGCCACGAGAATTACAGCCCACGCTGCCTGTAATAAGACGGCCAAAGCCGCCTTATCCGCCGGAATATTGCCGCTGTAGATGCGAAATGGTACATTTTGCATAGCTGCAAAAGGTGAAAAATCTATGTACTTTGTTAACCAATCGGGCAATAATGGCAGAGGTATCAATCCGCCCGAAAGAAAGTCCGCTATCATAACCAGCGTGATGCGGGCACCCACAGGTGAAATAGTATAAAAGGTAAATATATAGACAAGCATACAATAAGCTACGACTACAATCAGCGCCAATGCCATCGATACAATAAACAGAATTGCAAAAATCCAGGAATATGGCATGCCGAGTTTATATGGTTCCGGTAAAACAAACGCGGCGATAAGTATGGGAAAGCATCTAAGCGCAGCTCTTGAAAGCCTGTATGCGCAACTCTTTGTAAACCACATATTATATATGTCAAGTGGTCTGCACAGTTCATATGAAACATTGCCGCTCGTTATCAAATTAAAAATATCGTTATCCACAAACCACGTCATATAAAGGGCCAGAAAAGCTTGCTGAAGCCATATATAGCTTGAAAGCTGGTCAAACGGCATCGGGACGATTCCGGGATTGCTTTTATAAAAAGCCTGATATAGCATTATAAACATGAAGCCCCATGCAAATTGCGTCGCTATTCCGGCATATGCTGCCGTTCTATATTGCAGTCCGTTTATAAACCTTATCCTGAAAAAAGATATGTACGCCTTCATAATCTATACTCCTTATAGAGCCTGACTACAATGTCGTCCATAGTCGCCGTATCCACTGTAAAGTCCGTAATATCTACTTTTTCCGCAAGATATGATATAGCCGATGATACTGATATCTCTACAGTATCGATATGGATTACAGCATGTCCCTCATATTTCTCGACGTATGCCATTCCCTCAGGCAATTGGTTTAAATCGCCTGCATAATCAATAGTTATTGTTTTAATACGATTGAATCTCAATTTCAAATCATCTATATTGCCGTCAAGCAGTACCCGTCCCTTGCCTATAAGTATAATCCTTTTGGTCAATGCTTCTATATCCTGTGTATCGTGAGTCGTGAGAATGACCGTGGTTTTGTTTTCTTTATTTATATCTTTGATAAATTCTCTTACAGCAATCTTTGAAACCGCATCAAGACCGATAGTAGGTTCATCTAAAAACAATATTTTCGGGCTGTGCAAAAGCGATGCGGCTATTTCGCATCTCATACGCTGACCAAGGCTTAGCTGACGCGTCGGCATCTTGATTATGTCTCCTATATCGAGGAGTTCTACAAGTTTCTTAACGTTTCTCCTGTACTTATTTTCAGGTATGTTATATATATCTCTGATAAGTTCAAATGAATCTGCAACAGGTACATCCCACCACAGTTGGGAGCGCTGCCCGAATACTACACCGATCTCCCTTACATGATTGATCCGGTCTTTCCATGGAACTCTGCCGTTGATAATGCATTCGCCCTTATCAGGATATAGTATACCGCTCATAATCTTGATTGTCGTGCTTTTTCCAGCTCCGTTCGGCCCTATATAACCGACCATCTCTCCATCTTCTATAGTAAACGATACATCATCGAGAGCATGTATTATGCTGTATTGACGCTTAAAAAGCGACTTTACGGCTTTCTTTAGCCCCGGGTTTCTCCGGGCAACCTTAAAAGTTTTGGATATCCCCCTTAACTCGATCACCACTTCACCCCATTTTTATTCTGTAATATTTAAGTTGAACTTACTTTTTATGAGCACCTCATCGGCCAAATCCAAGTTCTGCTTGCTCCAGTTGCTTTGCAGGATTCCTGTAAAAATACAGTTTGCCGTTTTCCAGGGACGACTCAATAATGTCCTTTCCTCTAAGGTATGTTAAAAAAGCCGATATTGATGAAAAATATATGAAGTACTGCCTAAACCTTAACGGAAGGTCATTTATTATTATTAAATTTTCCAGCAACTCTTCCCTCGTCAATGGCTGCTCCAATAGTTCCACTATCTGTTTGCTGGATTCAGCAATGTTTTCCATGTTCTTATCCGCCAGGGCTATTGTCTCTTCTTTATTCAGGACTCTTTCGGCATGACCCGGTATAAAATAATCCGCATCGATATTTTTAATGAATTCCAGTGTTTTTATACTCTCTCCAATATCAAATAAATATGGAAGGGAATATTTGTTCATTATGCTCTCGCTGAATATGCCATCGCCTAGGAAGCATACCCTGTCACCTGTAATTATGCCTATCTGGTCTACAGAATGGCCCTTAAGGGGTATTATCTCAAATTTCTCGTTATCGATCTTATTTACCCCATCATCTAAAATATAATCGACAATAAAACTTTTATTTACTGCATCTAAATCTTTTATGGGCTTTGACGAGAATAATATAGTTTCTTTTAGTTCCGGATTTTCTATATATATTTTTTCACCCTTTGAAGAATAAACGATAGATCCAGGATAATTATTCTGAAAATAAAGATTCCCTCCACAGTGATCCATATGGCTGTGGGTATTTATAATATATTTTACGCGCAGGTTATTTCCTTTTAAAACATCATCGATCTTCTTCGATTGGCTGTTATTGATGCCTGTATCAACTAAAAGGCAGTATTTATCTTTAAATGCATAGACTCCCACATTTGTAGCTGTATTGATAAAATAAGTATTCCCGTTAACTTTGGCAAGTTCCATGATATATACCCCTTTTAACTTGTTTAGAATATCTACATTATAGCATATCAATTTTAACATGATCGCCATAAATGGATACGCCAAAATTATTGGCTTTGGAGTATGCCGCCACTTAAATAAATGAACCCCAATTTAAATTCCGGGCTTTTCTGTAAAGGTTGCGGTCCTTTCTTGTTACCGTGACATTTTTTAACCCTTCAGGAGTGCATATTTTAAAACTCATGTACCCCTTTCGTATCTGAGGGTGCCGCAATATTATGCCCCTGTTGTCAACTGTCCTGTTTCTTGCCATACACACAAAAGAGAACTTCTCATCCTCATATGCGAGTTCTCCCCCCTTGACAAACCTATGCAGGCGGGAACGTGAAATCCTCTGGCAAAAGTGGCACCAATCGCTATCATCTATCGGGCAGATTTTATTATGGGGGCATGGCGCAATCATTTTTGCCCCTGATTTTAACAACAAATCTCTTGCCCTATTTATCCTTGAAAATCCCTCAGGCGTACCGGGCTCGATTATGACAAGCATATCTCTTGTGCTATTCCAGCATTTGTTTATGAATTCATCATTATTTTTAATCGGCAATTCTCCAAGTACATATGATGCGACAACAAGATCGTACTGCTGTATATTTTTCGCATGTAAAATATCGGCTTTTATCCATTTTGCCTCCCGCAGCAGATTTAAATCGGAATGCGATGCAAGCCTCTTTCCGATGTTTATCATGCACTCTTCGCGTTCAAGAAGCGTAAGCTCCTCAAGATGTGGCCATATCAAAGCAGTTCCCCACATTGCTGTACCGGGACCTGCACCTATATCAAGAAATGTCCCGGGATTATACGCTGGAAGCAGGCTTTTTACTTTTGTCAGTACCGAATATATGGCTGCATATGTTCCGGGAAGCCTGTATACCGCATATGCTATGGCATAATCAGTGGAATTTAAAAACTTCCCGTTGGGGAGGGCCCTTCCCATCCGGTATCTATCTGAAAGATCCTTAACCAGAGCAGCAATTTTTTTGACCGGTACCGACGCTGCTTCGTTTTCTATCGCAATCTGCAATTCGAGCGGAAGCTCCATATAATATATTCTCCTTATCATATCTTAAGGAATGCATCAAATTCAAAAATAAACACCTATCCCTTAATTTTTATATTTTTGAGCATAAATTGCGGCTTATTCAATTTATGCCGCACCCTTTCCTTTATATTCCTTTCGGATCTGCCATAATAGTTTGTGCCCCATACACCTGCCAATATCATTATACCGCCCAGTATATGAAACCAGTAA
Above is a window of Clostridiales bacterium DNA encoding:
- a CDS encoding ABC-2 family transporter protein, whose translation is MKLYFKYFSIHLRSVMQYKTSFFLTSIGTGLTTFFSFLSMYFLFDRFGSIKGYTFNEVLLCFSTIFMSFAIAECFGRGFDTFSGIISNGEFDRIMVRPRNEILQIVGSRIEFTRIGRLIQAFIVLIYAISSSRVYWSIDKVVTLLLMIVGGICLFFGLFMIYAAICFFTLEGLEFMNIFTDGGRELAQYPLDIYKDWVIKFFTFVVPIAFINYYPFLYIIGKNKGYGLFYMLSPVISMLFLIPSYILWRIGVRHYKSTGS
- a CDS encoding ATP-binding cassette domain-containing protein, which produces MIELRGISKTFKVARRNPGLKKAVKSLFKRQYSIIHALDDVSFTIEDGEMVGYIGPNGAGKSTTIKIMSGILYPDKGECIINGRVPWKDRINHVREIGVVFGQRSQLWWDVPVADSFELIRDIYNIPENKYRRNVKKLVELLDIGDIIKMPTRQLSLGQRMRCEIAASLLHSPKILFLDEPTIGLDAVSKIAVREFIKDINKENKTTVILTTHDTQDIEALTKRIILIGKGRVLLDGNIDDLKLRFNRIKTITIDYAGDLNQLPEGMAYVEKYEGHAVIHIDTVEISVSSAISYLAEKVDITDFTVDTATMDDIVVRLYKEYRL
- a CDS encoding small ribosomal subunit Rsm22 family protein, whose protein sequence is MELPLELQIAIENEAASVPVKKIAALVKDLSDRYRMGRALPNGKFLNSTDYAIAYAVYRLPGTYAAIYSVLTKVKSLLPAYNPGTFLDIGAGPGTAMWGTALIWPHLEELTLLEREECMINIGKRLASHSDLNLLREAKWIKADILHAKNIQQYDLVVASYVLGELPIKNNDEFINKCWNSTRDMLVIIEPGTPEGFSRINRARDLLLKSGAKMIAPCPHNKICPIDDSDWCHFCQRISRSRLHRFVKGGELAYEDEKFSFVCMARNRTVDNRGIILRHPQIRKGYMSFKICTPEGLKNVTVTRKDRNLYRKARNLNWGSFI
- a CDS encoding MBL fold metallo-hydrolase — translated: MELAKVNGNTYFINTATNVGVYAFKDKYCLLVDTGINNSQSKKIDDVLKGNNLRVKYIINTHSHMDHCGGNLYFQNNYPGSIVYSSKGEKIYIENPELKETILFSSKPIKDLDAVNKSFIVDYILDDGVNKIDNEKFEIIPLKGHSVDQIGIITGDRVCFLGDGIFSESIMNKYSLPYLFDIGESIKTLEFIKNIDADYFIPGHAERVLNKEETIALADKNMENIAESSKQIVELLEQPLTREELLENLIIINDLPLRFRQYFIYFSSISAFLTYLRGKDIIESSLENGKLYFYRNPAKQLEQAELGFGR
- a CDS encoding ABC transporter permease, giving the protein MKAYISFFRIRFINGLQYRTAAYAGIATQFAWGFMFIMLYQAFYKSNPGIVPMPFDQLSSYIWLQQAFLALYMTWFVDNDIFNLITSGNVSYELCRPLDIYNMWFTKSCAYRLSRAALRCFPILIAAFVLPEPYKLGMPYSWIFAILFIVSMALALIVVVAYCMLVYIFTFYTISPVGARITLVMIADFLSGGLIPLPLLPDWLTKYIDFSPFAAMQNVPFRIYSGNIPADKAALAVLLQAAWAVILVAIGKILMSRALKNVVVQGG